Part of the Desulfolutivibrio sulfoxidireducens genome is shown below.
GTCCCGACAGACCTGCAGAAACTGGTTGTAGGCGTCGATGGTGTCGTCTTCGAGCTTGGAATCGAACGGAAAGATCGTGCGCACGTCCTGGGCCTTGATGACCTTGTCCGCAAAGTCCGTGGTGGGCTCGCCGCCAAGTTCCTTGATGCGTTCGGCGAACTGCTCGGCGTGGCGCATCTCATCGATGGCGATGAGCTTCATGTTCTTGGCCAGCTCGCCGTAGTCCATGGAATCCAGGCCGTAGTGCTGGTTCATGTACTGGGAAATAGCATACAACTCCATGGCCCGGGCCTTGTTCAACACCTCGATGACCTTCTCACGACGTGTGTCCTTGTCCAACGCGGCATTCGCCATGATGATCCTCCTTTTTCGCCTGTGATATGCACTTTGCCCATCTTGTTCAACACCGCCCCGGGGCTGCCGCCCCGGACCCCGCCCGGGGGAAATCATTCCCCCCGGACCCCCCGGCCCCGGGCGTTTTCCTCCGGACGCGACGCGTCCGGAGGAAAACGCCCGGAAATCCAGGGGGTACGGAGGAAAGGATACGCCCACGGCAAGGGATTCGCGAAGCGTATCGAAGTTTTCGAAGGAGGGTCCAGGGAGGAAACCTTTTTCAAAAGGTTTCCTCCCTGGCCGCCGGAGGCATTCCTCCCCCGTCTTCTCATCCCACCTATTCCGCAGTGGCCTTGGCGCGCTCTTCCTGGCTCATGGCCGCGAGCCTTTTGACCTCGTCCAGGGGCAGTTTCAGGCCTTTGGCCACGCCCGCGCCGTAGTCCGGGTGGGCCTTGTAGAAGATGGCGCACTGGCGCAGTTGGATGCGTTTCTGCGCACCGCCGAGGTGTTCCACGATATTGCCGATGAGGTTTTTTCGGTCCTGGTCGGTCATGACCTTGGAGAAGAGCGCCCCTGGCTGGACGAAGTCGTCGTTTTCGTGGCCGTAGGGGGTGTGTTGGGCCAGACCCTCCACGGGGAAGGGCGGTTCCAGGGCCGTGGCGTCCGGGGCCGGGCCGCCGAAGCTGTTGGGCCAGTAGTTGGGGCCGGGGCCGCCGCCGTCATCCACGCGCATGAAGCCGTCGCGCTGGTAGCTGGTCTCGGGGCGGTGTTTGGGGGCGTTGACCGGGATCAGGTGGTAGTTGGGGCCCAGGCGGTGCAGGTGGGTGTCGTGGTAGGAGAAAAGCCGGGCCTGGAGCATCTTGTCCGGCGAGGCGGCGATGCCCGGCACCAGGTTTCCCGGGCAAAAGGCCGCCTGCTCCACCTCGGCGAAGTAGTTCACGGGGTTGCGGTTGAGGGTGAGTTTGCCGACCACGATGGGCGGCACATCGGCGTGGGGCCAGACCTTGGTGATGTCCATGATGTCGAAGCGGTATTTGAGACCTTCCTCATAGGGCATGATCTGCATCTCCAGGGTCCAGGAGGGGTGGTCGCCCCGGGCGATGGCGTCGTGAAGATCCCGGGTGGCGTGGTCCGGGTCGGCGGAGCGCATGGCCGCGGCCTCCTGGCGGGTGAGGTTTTTTATGCCCTGGTCGGTCTTGAAGTGGTACTGGACCCAGAAGCGTTCGCCTGTGGCGTTGTACCAGACGAAGGTGTGGCTGGAGTAGCCGTTCATGTTCCGGAAGGTGGCCGGGGTGCCGCGATCCGAGAAGAGCACGGTGACCTGGTGGATGGATTCCGGGGTCAGCGACAGGAAATCCCAGAACATGTCCGGGTCCTTGCAGTTGGTGGCCGGGTGGCGTTTCTGGGTGTGGATGAAGTCCGCGAATTTCAGGGGATCGCGGATGAAGAAGACCGGGGTGTTGTTGCCCACGAAGTCGTAGTTGCCGTCCTCGGTGTAGAACTTGACGGCGAAGCCGCGCGGGTCGCGTTCGGCGTCGGCCGAGCCTTTTTCGCCGCCCACAGTGGAGAAGCGGGCGAAGATCTCGGTTTTTTTGCCCTTGGTCAGGAATGTGGCCTTGGTGTAGCGCGAGACGTCGGCGGTGCATTCGAA
Proteins encoded:
- a CDS encoding catalase, translating into MAKKKNTLSTAFGIPVGDDQNSLTAGKRGPVLIQDVHLLEKLAHFDRERIPERVVHAKGAGAYGVFECTADVSRYTKATFLTKGKKTEIFARFSTVGGEKGSADAERDPRGFAVKFYTEDGNYDFVGNNTPVFFIRDPLKFADFIHTQKRHPATNCKDPDMFWDFLSLTPESIHQVTVLFSDRGTPATFRNMNGYSSHTFVWYNATGERFWVQYHFKTDQGIKNLTRQEAAAMRSADPDHATRDLHDAIARGDHPSWTLEMQIMPYEEGLKYRFDIMDITKVWPHADVPPIVVGKLTLNRNPVNYFAEVEQAAFCPGNLVPGIAASPDKMLQARLFSYHDTHLHRLGPNYHLIPVNAPKHRPETSYQRDGFMRVDDGGGPGPNYWPNSFGGPAPDATALEPPFPVEGLAQHTPYGHENDDFVQPGALFSKVMTDQDRKNLIGNIVEHLGGAQKRIQLRQCAIFYKAHPDYGAGVAKGLKLPLDEVKRLAAMSQEERAKATAE
- a CDS encoding bacterioferritin; this translates as MANAALDKDTRREKVIEVLNKARAMELYAISQYMNQHYGLDSMDYGELAKNMKLIAIDEMRHAEQFAERIKELGGEPTTDFADKVIKAQDVRTIFPFDSKLEDDTIDAYNQFLQVCRDMGDNVSVKLFEAIIDEEQVHFNHFDNVGSHIANLGDVYLSKIAGTPASTGGAAKGFVLGTGTGA